A single Syntrophorhabdaceae bacterium DNA region contains:
- a CDS encoding sulfide/dihydroorotate dehydrogenase-like FAD/NAD-binding protein, translated as MNKIIERTMIVPNMHLLEVEAPEIASKIKPGQFVIVRANDEGERIPLSVADWDTEKGTITIIFMEVGASTGALACLKAGDSVATCVGPLGNATEIGQYGTVMVVGGCYGIGSLYPAVRALKDAGNKIITVFEARSSYLIYWTNKFVALSDKIFNITRDGSLGMKGHVTRLSDVINSLPNPPDRIIVNGCTYLMAHTSEVTKDLGIPTVVNLNPIMIDGTGMCGVCRVTIGDKMKFACVDGPEFNGHEVDWKEFLARRKAYMNEETMYFRRSEPTVVHKEGKCHE; from the coding sequence ATGAATAAGATCATCGAGCGCACCATGATTGTTCCCAATATGCACCTCCTCGAGGTTGAGGCCCCGGAGATCGCGTCAAAGATAAAGCCGGGACAATTTGTCATTGTCCGCGCGAACGACGAGGGCGAGCGGATCCCGCTTTCAGTGGCCGATTGGGACACGGAAAAGGGTACCATCACGATCATCTTCATGGAGGTTGGCGCGTCAACGGGCGCGCTGGCCTGTTTGAAGGCAGGAGACTCAGTGGCCACATGCGTCGGGCCGCTGGGCAATGCAACGGAGATAGGGCAATATGGCACCGTTATGGTTGTCGGCGGCTGCTACGGTATAGGCAGTCTCTATCCCGCGGTACGGGCGCTGAAGGATGCGGGGAACAAGATCATAACGGTCTTCGAGGCGCGGAGTTCCTACCTCATTTACTGGACCAATAAATTTGTCGCCCTTTCGGACAAGATCTTCAACATAACGCGGGACGGTAGCCTTGGCATGAAAGGGCACGTAACGCGGCTCTCGGATGTGATCAACAGCCTGCCGAACCCGCCTGACAGGATAATCGTCAACGGGTGTACCTATCTTATGGCGCATACCTCGGAGGTAACGAAAGATCTCGGGATACCGACGGTCGTCAATCTGAATCCGATCATGATCGACGGTACCGGGATGTGTGGCGTATGCCGTGTCACTATCGGAGATAAGATGAAATTTGCTTGTGTAGACGGCCCAGAGTTCAATGGTCATGAGGTCGATTGGAAGGAATTCCTGGCTCGGAGAAAGGCTTACATGAATGAAGAGACGATGTACTTCAGGCGCAGCGAACCAACCGTAGTCCATAAAGAGGGGAAATGTCACGAATGA
- the gltA gene encoding NADPH-dependent glutamate synthase, with translation MSEEKTPEKTSKIDLNRRDMPKQSPEMRSHNFNEVALGYTKELALAEASRCLQCKKPRCVTGCPVEIDIPGFIACVVKGDFAAGIKKLKEKNCLPAVSGRVCPQESQCESQCILRNKGGEIAIGRIERFLADWEAAEGVVDIPARANLTGKKVAIVGSGPAGVTVAGDLILLGHEVTIFEALHKAGGVLTYGIPEFRLPKAVVAREVDYVRKLGVKVITDYVVGKTRSIDEILQEFDAVFVGTGAGLPWFMDIPGENLNGVYSANEYLTRMNLMQGYRFPNSATPIKRHKKVAVVGGGNVAMDSARTALRMGADEVRIIYRRSHAELPARLEESENAEEEGVIFNMLTLPVKYIGDENGWLREIECIKMELGEPDASGRRRPVEVPNSNFRMEMDAVVCAIGNSPNPLVPSTTPGLETTRHGTLVANQETGKTTRDRVWAGGDIVTGAATVILAMGAGRKAARAIHEFLTTGKQ, from the coding sequence ATGAGCGAAGAAAAGACTCCTGAAAAAACAAGCAAGATCGATTTAAACCGGAGAGATATGCCCAAGCAGTCTCCTGAAATGAGAAGCCATAACTTCAACGAGGTGGCGCTTGGCTACACGAAGGAGCTTGCCCTTGCCGAGGCGAGCCGCTGCCTGCAGTGCAAGAAACCGAGATGCGTCACCGGATGCCCCGTGGAGATCGATATCCCCGGTTTCATTGCCTGCGTTGTCAAAGGGGACTTTGCGGCGGGTATCAAAAAGCTCAAAGAAAAGAACTGTCTCCCCGCGGTAAGCGGACGGGTGTGTCCGCAGGAGAGCCAGTGCGAGTCGCAATGTATCCTGCGGAACAAGGGCGGCGAGATCGCGATAGGAAGGATTGAAAGATTCCTTGCGGACTGGGAGGCAGCGGAAGGCGTTGTCGATATCCCCGCGAGGGCGAACCTTACAGGGAAAAAGGTAGCTATTGTCGGTTCCGGGCCCGCGGGTGTTACCGTCGCTGGAGACCTGATCCTCCTGGGACACGAAGTGACGATCTTTGAGGCCCTCCATAAGGCGGGCGGTGTCCTGACGTACGGTATTCCTGAGTTTCGGCTTCCCAAGGCCGTGGTGGCAAGGGAAGTGGATTACGTCAGGAAGCTGGGGGTCAAGGTCATCACCGATTACGTGGTGGGGAAAACGCGTTCCATCGATGAGATCCTCCAGGAGTTTGATGCCGTTTTTGTCGGAACAGGCGCCGGACTTCCCTGGTTCATGGATATCCCCGGCGAGAACTTAAACGGGGTCTATTCGGCAAATGAGTATCTTACCCGCATGAACCTCATGCAGGGTTACAGATTTCCAAACTCGGCTACACCGATCAAGAGACACAAAAAGGTCGCAGTCGTCGGTGGCGGCAACGTGGCGATGGACTCGGCGAGGACGGCCCTAAGGATGGGGGCTGACGAGGTGCGGATCATCTACCGGCGTTCCCACGCAGAACTTCCTGCGCGGCTGGAGGAGAGCGAGAATGCCGAGGAAGAAGGCGTCATCTTCAACATGCTTACCCTGCCCGTCAAATACATCGGCGACGAGAACGGCTGGCTGAGGGAGATCGAATGTATCAAAATGGAGCTCGGAGAACCTGATGCATCAGGCAGGAGAAGACCTGTCGAGGTGCCCAATTCCAATTTCCGTATGGAGATGGATGCGGTGGTCTGTGCCATCGGCAACAGCCCCAACCCGCTGGTGCCTTCGACCACGCCGGGCCTCGAGACGACCCGCCACGGCACCCTCGTCGCTAATCAGGAAACGGGAAAGACGACCCGCGACAGGGTCTGGGCAGGCGGCGATATCGTTACCGGTGCGGCGACCGTCATCCTCGCAATGGGGGCGGGGAGAAAGGCTGCACGGGCTATCCACGAATTTCTAACAACAGGAAAGCAGTAA
- a CDS encoding BrnA antitoxin family protein, which translates to MKKKIPQFKSEKEEREFWQTHDSTEYVDWKKAKKVKLANLKPSVKTISLRLPEAMLEDLKLLANKRDVPYQSLVKVFLSDRIEQEFTTKQKHNKSLQRIGHRSASR; encoded by the coding sequence ATGAAGAAAAAAATCCCTCAGTTTAAGAGTGAGAAAGAGGAAAGGGAGTTTTGGCAAACCCACGATTCAACGGAATACGTTGATTGGAAAAAAGCAAAAAAGGTGAAGCTTGCCAATTTAAAGCCATCGGTAAAGACAATTTCGCTGCGTCTTCCGGAGGCTATGCTTGAAGATCTGAAATTACTGGCCAATAAACGCGATGTGCCTTACCAATCGTTGGTAAAAGTATTTCTTTCCGACCGTATTGAACAGGAATTTACAACTAAACAAAAGCACAACAAGTCGTTGCAGCGAATCGGCCATAGATCGGCCTCCCGCTGA
- a CDS encoding BrnT family toxin, producing MIDSLLQCTGFEWDIHNSDKITGKHGVTPVECEQAFFNVPVVVGDDIKHSETESRSYVLGQTNSGRLLFLVFTIRKDKIRVVSARDMNKKERKVYESYEEKNPSV from the coding sequence ATGATCGACAGCTTGCTGCAGTGCACGGGATTTGAGTGGGATATCCACAACTCTGATAAGATCACTGGAAAGCACGGTGTGACGCCTGTCGAATGCGAACAGGCTTTCTTTAATGTGCCTGTTGTCGTCGGCGATGACATAAAGCACTCGGAGACAGAAAGTCGGTCCTATGTCCTTGGTCAGACCAACTCAGGGAGGCTGCTCTTCCTGGTCTTCACGATTCGCAAAGACAAAATAAGGGTTGTTTCCGCGAGAGACATGAATAAGAAGGAGAGGAAGGTATATGAATCCTATGAAGAAAAAAATCCCTCAGTTTAA